The window CAAATTTAGTATCATGTTTAACTGAAAAAGTTTCGTCATCTCAACTGATATTGTATCATGTTAGGTGCATCAAATGATATTTGATACTAGGGATTCTGTAGAGTAATACACGAATGATTAAAGAAATTTATCTGCTGTCTGAAATAAGATAAGAAAGATGGTTTGGGTGAGACTGTTAACAAGCGAACCCACGACCATGACTAAGTTAGCAATATATATGATGAATTATTAAGCAATTCAGAGTAATTACAGATAACATGTATATGTCTCTTGATTACATGATTTCTAGATGTATTTATAGGTATCAATGTCCTTGGATTCCACAGAAGACAGTTAGACATAATTTAGACAAATCATATCAGTTTTGGATTACTTTGATTAATGTAGTCTGAGTCGGACTTAGAAACTCCCTGATTAGTCCACGTATAAGAAAAAGAACGATATTCTGTTTAGTTAGATCTAATAACTCTCAGTATTCCAAACTCTCTTAATTGCTTAAAATGAAAACACATGTATTCATACTAATCCACATGTTATCAATATCTCACATTTGTCATTGGATACACTTTGGAAAGAGTATTGTGAAGAAAAGAATATGAGAAACATGTAAACAGTAGGACAGATGGAGGGTCAAGATTGAATCTTTAGACAAAATCCTAACTGTAAATCAAAGCCCCCAACGATCCTAGGAACAAAACAAAGTTAAGGTTGGACCAGTCAAACCCAATCATTGCTTTCTACAGAAGGAATTATGTCTCTTTCACTCTTGAATCTTGAactcacatttttttttttttttttttttttttacttttatatatattgattaACGGTTTTATTGTTATCCTCTgaaaaaagcaaagaaaacctTAACTTTACTGTTTTATTGTCCCCTCTGTTATATATATGAGCTTCACATTTCTTATCTTTAGCTTCTACAATCATTTGCCATTGTTTCTTAATCATTTCTATCATAATTGTCTGCAGTTTCCAAAGTTGTTTTCTTCATGGaggttagtttaattatttcatatatgtatatatatagtcgGAAAGACATGAGAGTATAGGATCCGTTATATCCTCGGTTACCGGAATTCACTCTTAGGGGAATGATTCTAGACGGTCTTCCGCTAGGGGAAGAGTCTAGAGGTGTATTGCATGTACCTCTagactctctttttttttactctGGTTCCGTCAGTGTTTTTTAGTATCATAACCGGAATTCACTCTTAAGGGAATGATTCTAGACGGTCTTCCGCTAGGAGAAGAGTCTAGAGGTGTATTGCATGTACCTCtagactctttttttttttgactctGGTTCCGTCAGTGTTTTTAGTGTCATtcgataataataatatatatacagtTTGATATGAAATTGTTTAATACCAATTTCGCAGAGTGTTGAATTCAAGGTGGAAATGGTTGGCATACATGAGAAAAGATTGAGGAAATCTCTATCGAAAATAAGAGGTAAAATGTGGTTTAATTAgcttataattttatgtttacTATTTTTATAGTCAGTATGTACTGTAAAATACTAAAAACTCTAGAATATGTGTAATGGTGGAGAGAGGGATTGCACCGAAGCCTGTTGCATCTCCGGTCACCATTTCGAGAAGGGCGGTTCAAAATGCCCCTCCACCTAGGAAGAGAGTCTGAAAATGTTGCCTGTAATGTACTAATGTGTAGTGGTGGAGAGAGGGAGTGCACCGGATTCCGGTCCATCCCCGTCACTAGTGCCCTTCCACCTAGGAAGAGAATCTGAGAATGCTACAATTGCATCTTCAGACTCTCTTTCTTGGCTCTGCCATTAAGTATATGCTCCCGGCCAATAGGAGTTGGATATCTATGTTTAGCTCTTATTGACAGGGAGCAGATACTCCGAGCATACACAAACATTACTCAGAATTCGAAATGCCCGGAATATGTGTAGTGGCAGAGAGAGGGAGCACACCCGAGTCCGTTTCATCCCCGTCAACAGAGAAGGGTGATTCAAAATGCCCTTCCACCTAGGAAGAGAATCTGAGAATGCTGCAATTGCACCTTCAGACTCTCTTTCTTGGCTCTGCCAGTATATGCTCCTGGTCAATAAGAGTTTGAGAGGAGAGAGCCCCGGTCACCATCCTGAGAAGGATGGTTCGAAATGCCCCTCCACCTAGGAAGAGAGACTAAGAATGCTACAATTAAACCTCCAGACTCTCTTTCTTGGCTTTGGCATGAAATACATGCTCCCGATCAATAAGAGTTCGAGAGGGAGCGCACCAGAGACCGTTGCATCCCCAGTCACCATCCTAAGAAGGGTGCTTCAAAATGCCCCTCCAcctagaaatagaataggagaATGCTGCAATTGCACCTTCAAACTCTCTTTCTTAGCTCTGTCATTAACTATATGCTCCCGAAGTCCGGTGTATGCCGAGAGAACATACTCCGAACATACACCAGGCTTCGGATACAGCACTTGTCAGAAAATACCAGACGGACTAATAATTTGAAATAGAATTAAATGCTCCCAGTCAATCAGAGTTCAAGAGAAGAGCGGGAGTGCACCGGAAACCGAAGCATCCCCAGTCACCATCCTGAGAAGGGTGCTTCAAAATGCCCCTCCACCTAGAAATAGAATATGAGAATGCTGCAATTGCACCTTCAAACTCTCTTTCTTAGCTCTGTCATTAACTATATGCTCCCGAAGTCCGGTGTATGCTGGGAGCACATACTCCAAACATACACCAGGCTTCGGATACAGAACTTGTCAGAAAATACCAGACGGACTAATAATTTGAAATTGAATTGATTGATGTAACAGGAATAGAGAAAGTGGAAGTGGATGCAAATAGCCAGAAAGTAGTAGTGACAGGGTATGCACATAGAAATAAAGTACTGAAAGCTATAAGAAGAAGTGGATTAAAAGCTGATTTCTGGTCAGCACAAAATGAGCTCCTCAATGTTTATGCATCTACTGCTACTGCTACTTATGGAAGCTTCTTGAGATTCAACAACTTCAACTTCTTCTAATTCTTCCTTTTTTTCTCATAGGAATTACTTCATGTTCAATGATGATGATATACAATATAGTAAAATTGAAGAGTCCTGTCTTCAAAATTTTGCAAATTTCCTTCTCCATTTCTTTAATGATATACACGGCCTATTTGATTCAGTTGTTGTTAGTAATTACTATCaacaattatttctcaattctAATCGAACACTCCGTATTGTTTAGAGCAAAACAAAAGCTACAAAAAGGAACTGTTTCTCAATTCTAACCAAACACTCTATATCTATTGTTTAAAGCAAAACAAAAGCTACGAAAAAGAAAACCAAATACATAcggttttgttttgatgaaCGAAACATATATTACTCTTGATTAATAGAAAGCAAGCATTCTATGGCCCTTTACttttttgatttttattgatGAAACTCATAGTTTTTAATTTGGTATATTAACTCTTGATCAATTATAATCAAACACAATGTTAACCCCTTAATTAACTCTAAATATCAAATTCAAAAATACCAAACTCAGCTAACAtgtcttatttattttatctgcatttaaaattgtatttttaaATGCTCGAAAGCAACTTTTTATAAGTCTTATCACTATGAAATAACTGCAAGAGCTTATTTTGAACGATGAAACAAGTCGCATGATGTACATAGCGAATTGTTCTGTCAATCAAAAGCTCGGCGCAATGTGCCCAAGTATGATATTTTTTGCATTTAAATCATATATAATTATGTGGAACATATAGATAACATAACAGGATTTTGACACCATAAACCTTGCCACCCCTCCAAACATGATATCTAGCATATATGATGTTGTAAAATGtgtataaaaagaaagaaagagctATAGAAGTTCACTTCAAGTACGCAGATCGATTTGGAATTTGTTCTATTATTCTCATTAGAAATATCAGTTTTTGACACGATAACACGCTTTGTAATACAAAGAAAGCGAGAGAGAGATCTTACAATGCTACACGCAGTATGAAACTTTAAACTCATTTCTTTGCTCTCTTCAACAGAAACCGCAACGAAAAGATGCCAAGAGCAAAAGTCTGCCAGAACCAAGCTTTTGCATTAGCAGGATCCACCTTCCTTGCTAGAAACCAAGCATATATAGCCTCAGAAACATGTGCAGCTGAAGCTAGAAGAAACACTGTCCTTATAATCCACATTGACCGCATGAAGAAAAGACTAATGCCCCTGAAGAGTGGCACTGGTCCTATATCTGGCAAGTAAGCAGCACAGAATAATGTGAACATTCCTATTACTGCACATAGCCACACATATATAGTAGGCCCATCcacctctttcttcttcttctgttgaAAGTATGAGATTGTTGCAGCCATGCCTTCCTTAGGGGTCACCATTGGAACATAGCCGAGCTCCTGCTTAGCTTTCAGGTAG of the Euphorbia lathyris chromosome 7, ddEupLath1.1, whole genome shotgun sequence genome contains:
- the LOC136200690 gene encoding heavy metal-associated isoprenylated plant protein 28-like, with protein sequence MESVEFKVEMVGIHEKRLRKSLSKIRGIEKVEVDANSQKVVVTGYAHRNKVLKAIRRSGLKADFWSAQNELLNVYASTATATYGSFLRFNNFNFF